A region of Deltaproteobacteria bacterium DNA encodes the following proteins:
- a CDS encoding NHLP leader peptide family RiPP precursor, with the protein MKEFTQAAMQSAEEMQRKLIDKAVEDLDFRQQLLSDPKTAIREELGVDLPENVAIHVHESDMNTVHLSLPAGQLDEEQLEAIAAGRCCC; encoded by the coding sequence ATGAAGGAGTTTACACAAGCGGCGATGCAGTCCGCGGAGGAAATGCAACGCAAGCTCATAGACAAGGCGGTGGAGGACCTCGACTTCCGCCAACAGCTCCTGTCGGACCCCAAGACCGCCATCCGTGAAGAGCTCGGCGTGGACCTTCCGGAAAATGTCGCGATCCATGTGCATGAGAGCGACATGAACACGGTGCATCTGTCCCTGCCGGCCGGCCAACTGGACGAGGAACAACTCGAGGCCATCGCCGCCGGCCGCTGCTGCTGCTGA